In one Neobacillus sp. CF12 genomic region, the following are encoded:
- a CDS encoding GNAT family N-acetyltransferase: MIVDTKEFTVNGLRYTIRSAIEKDAMGLSEVRVQIDGETENLDREQGEAYIDETGFKQIIKEDSERVNHLFLVADVNNRIVGFSRCEGNPLKRTSHKVEFGVCILKEYWGFGIGKKFLEECIHWADKNEIMKISLKVLETNEKAVKLYQKYGFEVEGILKNDKLLSDGKYYNTVLMGRFNQ; this comes from the coding sequence ATGATTGTTGATACAAAAGAATTTACTGTTAATGGTTTACGCTATACCATCAGGTCTGCAATAGAGAAAGATGCAATGGGTTTGTCTGAAGTCCGGGTACAGATTGATGGCGAAACAGAGAATTTAGACAGAGAGCAAGGAGAGGCATACATAGATGAAACAGGATTTAAACAAATAATTAAGGAAGATTCCGAACGGGTCAACCACTTATTTTTAGTTGCTGATGTCAATAATAGAATTGTAGGTTTTTCTAGATGTGAAGGGAACCCATTGAAACGGACCTCTCATAAAGTAGAATTTGGGGTTTGTATTTTAAAAGAATATTGGGGCTTTGGGATTGGCAAAAAGTTCTTAGAAGAATGTATACACTGGGCAGATAAGAATGAAATAATGAAAATCTCCTTAAAAGTTCTAGAGACTAACGAAAAAGCAGTAAAGCTTTATCAAAAATATGGCTTCGAAGTAGAAGGTATTCTTAAAAATGACAAACTTTTATCAGACGGAAAGTACTATAATACCGTGTTAATGGGCAGGTTTAATCAATAG
- a CDS encoding alpha/beta hydrolase — MDFMNRVASELKEMLTVFPPLSLPEGLEAARLAPAFPIEKSENVTNATRTIPGGDGQDMKVKIYEPVSRNAEKLPALLFIHGGGYVLGDADGSDGDCQLFAEQAHCVVVSVDYRLAPEHPYPAPLEDCYAALVWMTNAAEELKIDVSRVAVAGQSAGGGLTAALSLLARDRKGPAISFQMPLYPMIDDRNVTPSSYEITDERAIWNRGNNLAGWRMYLGEHANGEISPYAAPARAKNLSNLPPTFTCVGQLDPFRDETLEYVAKLAQAGVAVEFHLYPGAYHGFELLNPTSEIGKQARNEYVQALKKALQPQQESVSI, encoded by the coding sequence ATGGACTTTATGAATAGAGTAGCATCAGAATTGAAAGAAATGCTTACGGTTTTTCCACCGCTAAGCCTTCCCGAAGGATTGGAAGCGGCTAGACTAGCTCCCGCATTTCCTATTGAAAAATCTGAAAATGTTACCAATGCAACACGCACTATACCTGGTGGCGATGGCCAAGATATGAAGGTAAAAATATATGAACCCGTATCGAGAAATGCGGAAAAACTTCCAGCACTTTTGTTTATTCATGGTGGCGGGTACGTATTAGGAGATGCGGATGGTTCTGATGGCGACTGCCAGCTCTTTGCTGAGCAGGCACACTGTGTAGTTGTATCGGTTGATTACCGCCTTGCTCCTGAGCATCCATACCCGGCACCACTAGAGGATTGTTATGCTGCATTGGTATGGATGACAAATGCTGCTGAAGAATTGAAGATCGATGTCTCGCGTGTTGCTGTAGCTGGTCAAAGTGCCGGGGGTGGATTGACAGCAGCGCTGAGTTTGTTAGCACGGGATCGTAAGGGTCCGGCGATATCATTCCAAATGCCATTGTACCCGATGATTGATGACCGAAATGTGACACCTTCAAGTTACGAAATTACCGATGAACGTGCGATCTGGAACCGTGGAAACAATTTAGCAGGTTGGAGGATGTATTTAGGAGAACATGCAAATGGAGAAATTTCACCATATGCTGCACCTGCCCGGGCAAAAAACCTTTCTAACCTGCCGCCAACCTTTACTTGTGTTGGTCAATTAGATCCATTCCGCGATGAAACCCTCGAATATGTTGCTAAATTAGCTCAAGCAGGAGTAGCAGTGGAATTTCACCTGTACCCAGGTGCTTACCATGGTTTTGAACTATTGAATCCAACATCCGAAATTGGTAAACAAGCAAGAAATGAATATGTTCAAGCGTTGAAAAAGGCGTTACAGCCTCAACAGGAATCAGTAAGTATATAA
- a CDS encoding N-acetylmuramoyl-L-alanine amidase — MLKITHAAGHALVTPGKQSPDGYKEWQVTSEIVELVMRELENYKDVLQKRIDDPTGKIDIPLKKRCERINGWDGNVHIDYHLNAYGSGWNSAGGTEIYTYTTKPKEAVALAEKIQTNLVRDVGFRNRGVKAANFQMVRETKMTAIVIEFAFMTNQNEAMKMRTAEYQERAAKAVVDGLVSQYGLKKNPAESPASISLYRVQVGAFTDLNNAKNLAEELKAKGYPAIIV, encoded by the coding sequence ATGTTAAAAATAACCCATGCGGCAGGACATGCACTAGTTACACCAGGAAAGCAGTCACCTGATGGTTATAAGGAATGGCAGGTCACGAGTGAGATTGTTGAACTGGTGATGAGGGAACTAGAAAATTATAAAGATGTACTTCAAAAACGGATTGATGATCCTACTGGGAAAATTGATATCCCCCTCAAGAAACGCTGTGAACGAATAAATGGCTGGGATGGAAATGTCCATATCGACTACCATTTAAATGCTTACGGATCTGGTTGGAACAGTGCGGGTGGTACTGAAATCTATACGTATACGACAAAACCAAAAGAGGCTGTTGCTCTTGCCGAAAAAATACAAACCAATCTAGTAAGAGATGTAGGATTTCGTAATCGCGGTGTAAAAGCGGCCAATTTCCAAATGGTACGAGAAACAAAAATGACTGCAATAGTAATAGAATTTGCTTTTATGACCAATCAAAACGAAGCCATGAAAATGAGGACAGCGGAGTACCAGGAAAGAGCAGCAAAAGCAGTTGTGGATGGGCTAGTTTCTCAGTATGGTCTGAAAAAGAACCCAGCCGAATCTCCAGCAAGCATTAGCCTTTATCGTGTACAAGTAGGAGCCTTTACAGATCTTAATAATGCAAAGAACTTGGCTGAAGAGTTGAAAGCAAAAGGATATCCAGCGATTATTGTATAA
- a CDS encoding DUF3231 family protein — translation MILTNPLSASEVGTLWLTYEEKTLIMRMLEHFIEKSDDQQATNILGGLWQELNFYVLQMEQIFREQGMVKPIGYTKADVHLEVPKLFDNGFDVMFVRILKEVSMGMYTINMNMAYNDKVMQIYEGLTTVTQKIYKLSTLYLLEKGILTLPPKVTMPTTNEFIKSKSYLDGLNPFGDKRALNDIEVGILHHGIETNNIGLQLITGFAQCAKNKDVKEYFVKGKELAKKQIKVMEDILLESDVPFSATSGCTVTTSTVAPFTDKLMMHCIYLLNGFGLVGNSFGAYFSLRKDISVKTMFLAKDLYTYAQEGIKIKIKNGWFEEPPQMEDRSKIIKGE, via the coding sequence TTGATCTTAACAAATCCTTTAAGCGCTTCAGAAGTTGGGACACTGTGGCTTACATACGAAGAAAAGACCCTTATTATGAGAATGTTAGAACACTTTATCGAAAAGTCTGATGACCAACAAGCCACAAACATACTAGGTGGTTTGTGGCAAGAATTGAATTTCTATGTACTTCAAATGGAGCAGATATTTAGGGAACAAGGAATGGTGAAACCGATTGGTTACACCAAGGCAGATGTTCATTTAGAAGTCCCTAAGTTATTTGACAATGGATTCGATGTAATGTTTGTCCGAATATTAAAAGAAGTAAGCATGGGAATGTACACCATTAATATGAATATGGCATATAATGATAAAGTTATGCAAATTTATGAGGGACTAACAACAGTCACTCAGAAAATTTATAAATTGTCCACCCTTTACTTGCTTGAAAAAGGGATCCTTACTCTACCTCCAAAAGTAACGATGCCGACAACAAATGAATTTATAAAAAGTAAAAGCTACCTGGATGGTTTAAATCCTTTTGGGGATAAACGAGCTTTAAATGACATTGAGGTCGGAATTCTTCACCATGGAATTGAGACAAATAATATTGGACTGCAACTCATTACAGGTTTTGCCCAATGTGCCAAGAATAAAGATGTTAAGGAATATTTTGTAAAAGGAAAAGAGCTTGCTAAGAAGCAAATCAAAGTAATGGAGGACATTCTTCTTGAGAGTGATGTCCCGTTTTCGGCTACTTCTGGATGCACGGTTACGACATCAACTGTTGCCCCATTTACTGATAAGCTAATGATGCACTGTATTTACCTTCTTAATGGATTTGGACTGGTAGGAAATAGTTTCGGTGCCTATTTTAGTTTGAGGAAGGATATTTCCGTTAAAACAATGTTCTTAGCCAAAGATCTTTATACGTACGCACAAGAAGGTATTAAGATTAAGATTAAAAACGGTTGGTTCGAGGAACCGCCACAAATGGAAGATCGATCCAAAATTATTAAAGGGGAATAA
- a CDS encoding GNAT family N-acetyltransferase: MEIIELRDRNDLFEEAIKVFWDVWGNEDNYKFYEDCMIHSITSKDLPRFFVALENSEIIGTYALLRNDLNSRQDLCPWLACLFVDREYRGKKIGSMLLDHGLKEAEKKGYKKLYLTSDLENFYEKYGWKNNGVAYGVSGGHIKVYVKEI; the protein is encoded by the coding sequence ATGGAAATTATTGAATTACGAGATAGAAATGATCTTTTTGAAGAAGCAATTAAAGTATTTTGGGATGTTTGGGGGAATGAGGATAATTACAAGTTTTATGAAGATTGTATGATTCATTCGATTACTTCTAAAGATCTGCCAAGGTTCTTTGTAGCGCTAGAAAATAGTGAGATTATAGGCACGTATGCTTTATTAAGAAATGATCTTAATAGTCGTCAGGATTTATGCCCGTGGCTTGCATGCTTATTTGTTGATAGAGAATATAGAGGAAAGAAAATAGGGTCAATGCTATTGGATCACGGTCTTAAGGAGGCAGAGAAAAAAGGCTATAAAAAGCTCTATTTAACTTCTGACCTTGAAAACTTTTACGAAAAATATGGATGGAAGAATAATGGTGTAGCATATGGAGTGAGCGGTGGTCATATTAAGGTATATGTAAAGGAAATATAA
- a CDS encoding glutathione peroxidase has protein sequence MSIYAYQAELSNGESISLEDFKGKVLVIVNTASKCGLTPQYEGLERLFRNYKDQGFSVLAFPCNLFGGQEPGSDEEIQEFCSINYDVSFPIFKKVDVNGEDTHPLYRYLREQAPEDSNMDTSSMLYQHLNKNLPQILESSDIKWNFTKFLIDQNGNVVKRYFPSTLPEEMEKDIKKLLK, from the coding sequence ATGTCAATTTACGCTTATCAAGCAGAGCTTTCAAATGGAGAAAGTATTAGCTTAGAGGATTTTAAAGGAAAGGTATTGGTCATAGTTAACACTGCAAGTAAATGTGGTTTAACACCGCAATATGAGGGTCTTGAAAGATTATTTAGAAATTATAAAGATCAAGGTTTTTCCGTTTTAGCATTTCCATGTAATCTGTTTGGCGGGCAAGAACCTGGCAGTGATGAAGAAATTCAAGAATTTTGCTCCATCAATTATGATGTGAGTTTCCCAATCTTTAAAAAAGTTGATGTAAACGGTGAGGATACCCATCCACTATATCGTTATTTACGTGAGCAGGCACCTGAGGATAGTAACATGGATACTAGTAGTATGCTATATCAACATTTAAATAAAAATCTTCCACAAATTCTTGAGAGTTCAGATATTAAGTGGAATTTCACTAAGTTTTTAATTGATCAAAATGGAAATGTCGTGAAACGTTACTTCCCAAGCACATTGCCTGAGGAGATGGAAAAGGATATTAAGAAGTTACTAAAATAG
- the pabB gene encoding aminodeoxychorismate synthase component I — MEQKEPLLAFEFADSNGKINPITFQNPVSVITAHKIEDVLPSFQLVQEAVDKGYYAAGFLSYESAPAFDPSFKVKSGSAYPLLWFGIFKNPQYDQPTSNGDFSVSEWNPSITMEAYKQAITSIKKSIQAGDTYQTNYTIRLHSQFEGDGLAFYNRLKKAQNSNYCAYIHTGQHSILSASPELFFQLDNGKITTRPMKGTIKRGASFEEDGANAHWLFHSEKNRAENLMIVDLLRNDLGMIAESGTVNVEKLFEIEQYPTVHQMTSTISAKVSESTNMVDIFKALFPCGSITGAPKISTMDIIAELEVDPREVYCGAIGYLTPNKEAIFNVPIRTVLIDHLSGNAVYGVGGGVTWDSTTEGEYLEILAKAKLLEEKPTEFHLLESLLLDQGDYFLLEEHLKRLENSARYFGFLFEGEKVRNSLLEYRDSQPNCFIKVRLLLAKNGKVTIEGQSITQQASILKVSIADEPVDKTNPFLYHKTTNREIYSKFQKQKPSEVFDVLLWNQDGELTEFTNGNVALEINGTLWTPPIESGLLAGTYRDVLLKTGEIKEKIMTKSDLKKATRILFINSVRKWKEVHLQENLSLLKDMH; from the coding sequence ATGGAACAGAAAGAACCTCTTTTAGCATTTGAATTTGCAGATTCAAATGGAAAAATAAATCCGATTACGTTTCAAAATCCGGTAAGTGTAATTACCGCACATAAAATTGAGGATGTGTTACCAAGTTTTCAGCTTGTCCAAGAGGCTGTTGATAAGGGATATTACGCTGCCGGATTTTTATCATACGAAAGTGCTCCTGCCTTTGATCCTTCCTTTAAGGTGAAAAGTGGGAGTGCTTATCCTTTACTCTGGTTTGGTATATTTAAAAATCCACAGTATGATCAGCCTACTAGCAATGGGGATTTTTCCGTTTCAGAATGGAATCCATCCATTACGATGGAGGCGTACAAGCAAGCTATTACCTCCATAAAAAAATCCATCCAGGCAGGGGATACATACCAAACCAATTATACGATCCGACTCCATTCACAATTTGAAGGCGATGGGCTCGCTTTCTATAATAGGCTTAAAAAAGCACAAAACTCTAATTATTGTGCTTATATACATACTGGACAGCATAGTATTTTGTCTGCTTCACCTGAATTATTTTTTCAACTTGATAATGGAAAAATCACGACCCGGCCGATGAAAGGTACAATCAAAAGAGGGGCATCGTTTGAAGAAGATGGTGCAAATGCGCACTGGCTCTTCCATTCTGAAAAAAATCGTGCAGAAAATCTTATGATTGTCGATTTACTACGAAATGATCTTGGGATGATTGCAGAATCTGGCACGGTTAATGTAGAAAAACTGTTTGAAATAGAACAATACCCAACAGTCCATCAAATGACTTCAACCATCTCAGCCAAGGTATCCGAATCCACGAACATGGTTGATATCTTTAAAGCTCTATTTCCTTGCGGATCGATTACAGGCGCACCAAAGATAAGCACAATGGATATCATCGCCGAATTAGAAGTTGATCCACGTGAGGTTTATTGTGGGGCAATCGGTTACCTAACACCAAACAAGGAAGCTATTTTTAACGTACCCATCAGAACAGTGCTAATTGACCATTTATCTGGGAATGCTGTCTACGGTGTGGGCGGAGGGGTGACTTGGGATTCAACAACGGAAGGTGAATATCTTGAAATCCTTGCGAAAGCAAAGTTGTTAGAAGAGAAACCCACTGAATTCCATTTGTTAGAAAGTTTATTACTAGATCAAGGAGATTACTTTTTATTGGAAGAGCACCTGAAACGACTAGAGAATTCTGCACGATATTTTGGTTTTCTTTTTGAAGGGGAAAAGGTAAGAAATTCATTACTCGAGTATAGAGATTCCCAGCCCAACTGCTTTATAAAGGTACGATTACTTTTAGCGAAAAATGGGAAAGTGACTATTGAGGGTCAGTCTATCACCCAGCAGGCCAGCATTTTGAAGGTAAGCATAGCAGATGAACCAGTCGATAAAACCAATCCATTTCTGTATCATAAAACAACCAATCGTGAGATTTATAGCAAATTTCAAAAGCAAAAGCCATCAGAAGTATTCGATGTGCTGCTATGGAATCAAGACGGGGAATTGACAGAATTTACAAATGGAAATGTTGCTTTGGAAATAAACGGGACTTTATGGACACCTCCAATCGAGAGCGGATTATTAGCTGGAACCTATCGTGATGTGTTACTTAAAACTGGAGAAATAAAAGAAAAAATAATGACAAAATCAGATTTAAAAAAGGCAACAAGAATCTTGTTTATCAATAGTGTCCGAAAGTGGAAAGAGGTTCATTTGCAGGAAAATCTTTCTTTATTAAAAGATATGCATTGA
- a CDS encoding amino acid permease: MKSKRKGLSAWQLTMMALGSVIGGSFFLGSSVAINAAGPSILLSYILAGVLVYLILYALSEMTVGAPTVGSFSTFAARELGRGTGFVVGWLYWTGTVLSMSSEATAISLLVREWYPNISIALLGGSIIVAVTLLNLLGADKIGKLAGGLSAVKIFAIIFFIITALVLILGFMPGTPAIGAGELAREPLMPGGVQGIAGSMLLVVFAYAGFEIIGLAATEADNPTETIPKAIRYTVFSLVGLYVLYAAVLLPLIPTADLSENVSPMVASLNRWGIGWAGTALNLVLISAILSAMLACIFGLGRMIRSLSDEGHAPNWLKDKRDVPYRGILFSGLSMLIGLFFGLLFPRAYLVLITSGGFALIFTYAVIMASHIRFRKREGCPPGGICQMPGFPYSSWVALISLIIVLMCMPFIPGQTAGLITGSSMVIVFSLIYYVMYYRKRYNVEETPKNGLAPSDFQPSFAVEFSEEIVEKVDESNKEK, translated from the coding sequence TTGAAGAGTAAACGTAAAGGATTATCTGCTTGGCAACTGACAATGATGGCGTTAGGAAGCGTTATTGGAGGTTCTTTTTTCCTAGGTTCATCGGTAGCCATTAATGCAGCAGGACCATCAATATTATTATCGTATATTTTAGCCGGAGTCTTGGTATATCTTATTTTATATGCTTTGTCTGAAATGACCGTCGGAGCACCTACAGTGGGATCATTTAGTACTTTTGCAGCAAGAGAACTTGGCCGGGGAACGGGATTTGTCGTCGGTTGGCTTTATTGGACGGGGACAGTTTTATCGATGTCGAGTGAAGCAACAGCGATTTCACTTTTAGTTCGCGAATGGTACCCAAATATCTCAATTGCTTTGTTAGGTGGCTCGATTATTGTCGCTGTTACACTACTAAATTTATTAGGTGCCGATAAAATAGGGAAACTGGCTGGTGGTCTATCTGCAGTAAAAATCTTTGCGATTATCTTTTTTATCATCACAGCATTGGTGTTAATTTTAGGATTCATGCCTGGAACTCCAGCAATTGGTGCTGGAGAGTTAGCGAGGGAACCACTAATGCCTGGTGGAGTACAAGGGATTGCTGGTAGTATGTTACTGGTGGTTTTTGCATATGCAGGCTTTGAAATCATTGGCTTAGCAGCGACCGAAGCAGACAATCCAACTGAGACAATCCCTAAAGCGATTCGTTATACGGTTTTTTCTCTAGTCGGTTTGTATGTACTTTATGCTGCAGTCCTGTTACCACTCATTCCTACAGCAGACCTTAGTGAAAATGTTAGTCCGATGGTTGCTTCCTTAAATCGGTGGGGAATTGGCTGGGCAGGTACAGCGCTTAATTTGGTGTTAATTTCAGCTATTCTCTCAGCCATGCTGGCATGTATTTTTGGACTTGGACGAATGATTCGCTCTCTATCTGATGAAGGTCATGCTCCAAATTGGCTTAAGGACAAGAGAGATGTTCCATACCGTGGCATTTTATTTTCTGGACTTTCCATGCTGATAGGATTGTTTTTTGGTTTGTTATTTCCAAGGGCCTATTTGGTTTTGATTACATCAGGTGGATTTGCCTTAATTTTCACTTATGCTGTCATCATGGCAAGTCATATTCGTTTTCGAAAAAGAGAAGGGTGTCCTCCTGGAGGTATATGTCAGATGCCAGGTTTCCCTTACTCCTCATGGGTCGCATTAATAAGCTTAATTATCGTTTTAATGTGTATGCCGTTCATTCCAGGTCAAACAGCAGGACTAATAACCGGAAGCAGCATGGTCATTGTGTTCTCTCTTATTTACTATGTGATGTATTACCGGAAACGCTATAACGTAGAAGAGACACCAAAAAATGGACTTGCACCAAGTGATTTCCAACCAAGTTTCGCTGTTGAATTCTCAGAAGAGATAGTAGAAAAAGTTGACGAAAGCAACAAGGAAAAATAA
- a CDS encoding FAD-dependent oxidoreductase, producing the protein MKYNHLFSKGRIGDLVLKNRVIMPAMGTNLGGPNGEVTDHQIAYYEERAKGGTGLIIVEYTSIDYDYGRSTFNQLRIDEDRFIPGIHRLAVAVQKYGAKLFVQLQHSGRETSTHILGGGRQIVAPSPVTCAAIGEEPRELTNAEVRETINKFVMGALRCKRAGADGVELHGAHGYLINQFLSPNTNLRNDEYGGSFENRMRFVEEIVVGIKEKCGHDFPVSIRLSVDEFEEGGTTIELSEKISISLEKIGVDAIHASCGNYNSMDKMVESMMFEQGWRVYLAEAMKKVVDIPVITVGVIREPEFAEKVLAEGKADFIAMGRSHLADPEWAKKALESRENEIRKCICYLNCTRGGPHVSCSLNVRTGRELEFRELKPIDEKRNVAIVGGGPGGMEAARVLTLKGYNVTIFEKDIKLGGQLNLVTQPKAQEKMNWMIQYHTNEMERLNVDVRLNTGASIEKVKALDPFAIFLATGAKPIIPKVDGVNHPMVCDYEDVLLHRKDFTHKKIVVVGSGMVCYSVTSQLASRGNDVVLVEVPTETGSKVTPPTRMMLINRLKKANVEIIENHKVANILPHSMMIMNSLDEQREIIVDHVVFSMGTESFNPLEEMYSQHFDNVFVIGDAINPGSITNAIKDGFEKSYVLESLVIQNKESKVLSEVF; encoded by the coding sequence ATGAAGTACAATCATTTATTTTCAAAAGGAAGAATTGGGGATCTGGTATTGAAAAATCGAGTCATCATGCCTGCGATGGGAACCAATCTCGGCGGTCCTAATGGAGAGGTCACTGACCATCAAATTGCCTACTATGAAGAACGAGCAAAAGGTGGAACTGGGTTAATTATCGTGGAATACACGTCCATTGATTATGACTATGGCAGATCCACTTTTAATCAATTAAGGATTGATGAAGACCGTTTCATACCGGGAATCCATCGGTTGGCGGTTGCTGTACAGAAATACGGAGCCAAACTATTTGTACAACTACAACATTCTGGAAGAGAAACCTCTACACATATTTTAGGAGGGGGGAGACAAATTGTTGCACCTAGTCCTGTTACATGTGCAGCCATTGGGGAGGAACCAAGAGAATTAACCAATGCTGAGGTAAGAGAGACCATTAATAAATTTGTAATGGGTGCATTAAGATGTAAACGTGCTGGTGCAGATGGTGTGGAGTTACATGGCGCTCACGGCTACTTGATCAACCAATTCCTCAGTCCGAACACGAATTTAAGAAATGATGAATATGGTGGCAGTTTTGAAAATAGAATGAGGTTTGTTGAGGAAATCGTTGTCGGTATAAAGGAAAAATGCGGTCATGATTTTCCAGTTAGCATACGCTTAAGTGTAGATGAATTTGAAGAAGGCGGAACCACGATTGAATTAAGTGAGAAAATTTCCATTTCCTTGGAAAAAATCGGAGTAGACGCTATCCACGCTAGCTGTGGAAACTATAATTCCATGGATAAAATGGTTGAATCAATGATGTTTGAACAAGGCTGGCGAGTGTATCTGGCAGAAGCAATGAAAAAAGTTGTGGATATCCCTGTCATTACAGTGGGAGTTATTCGTGAACCAGAATTTGCTGAGAAGGTTTTGGCAGAAGGAAAGGCAGACTTTATTGCAATGGGACGTTCCCACCTTGCGGATCCTGAATGGGCGAAAAAAGCATTGGAAAGCAGGGAAAATGAAATTCGCAAGTGTATTTGCTACTTAAATTGTACGAGAGGAGGCCCCCATGTTTCGTGCTCCTTAAACGTTAGAACAGGCAGAGAACTAGAGTTTAGAGAACTCAAGCCTATCGACGAAAAACGAAATGTAGCAATTGTAGGCGGCGGTCCAGGTGGAATGGAGGCTGCGAGAGTTTTAACCTTAAAAGGCTATAATGTAACGATTTTCGAAAAGGACATCAAGCTTGGCGGCCAATTAAATCTAGTAACACAGCCAAAAGCACAAGAGAAAATGAACTGGATGATTCAATATCATACCAATGAAATGGAAAGATTAAACGTTGATGTTCGGCTTAATACTGGAGCTTCGATTGAAAAAGTCAAAGCGTTGGATCCATTTGCAATCTTTCTTGCGACAGGTGCCAAACCAATTATTCCAAAAGTGGATGGGGTAAATCACCCGATGGTTTGTGATTACGAAGATGTTTTATTACATCGAAAAGATTTTACACATAAAAAGATTGTAGTCGTAGGAAGTGGGATGGTTTGTTATAGCGTAACGAGCCAGCTCGCTTCTAGAGGAAATGATGTTGTGCTGGTGGAAGTTCCAACAGAAACAGGCAGCAAAGTTACACCACCTACCAGAATGATGCTAATCAATCGTTTGAAAAAAGCGAACGTTGAGATTATTGAAAATCATAAAGTAGCCAACATCCTTCCACATTCAATGATGATTATGAATAGTCTGGACGAACAGCGTGAAATCATTGTGGACCATGTTGTGTTCTCGATGGGAACAGAGTCTTTTAATCCTTTAGAAGAAATGTATAGCCAACATTTTGATAACGTTTTTGTCATCGGTGACGCCATTAATCCTGGCTCAATTACGAATGCGATAAAAGATGGATTTGAAAAGTCATATGTACTTGAATCACTGGTTATTCAAAATAAAGAATCGAAGGTATTGTCAGAGGTATTTTGA
- a CDS encoding low specificity L-threonine aldolase, producing MYSFKNDYSEGAHPRILNALLETNLEQDEGYGEDRYSRQAIDLIKEKIGRNDVDIHFLSGGTQTNLIAISAFLRPHEAAIAVSSGHILGHETGAIEATGHKILSVEGKDGKLSPADLQGVLDGHPDEHMVKPKLVYISNSTEIGSIYTKSELQELHDFCQRNQLILYMDGARLGSALCSEENDLQLSDLPRLVDAFYIGGTKNGALIGEALVICRDALKEDFRYHIKQKGALLAKGRLMGIQFLELFRDNLFFDLAKYANKMAGKIREELVKANVEFLTHSPSNQIFPILTNAAISELQKNYAFHIWEKVDSDSSAIRFVTSWATKEEEVNSLIEDLKKIL from the coding sequence ATGTACAGCTTTAAGAACGATTACAGCGAAGGGGCACATCCTAGAATATTGAATGCATTACTCGAAACAAACCTGGAGCAGGACGAAGGGTATGGGGAAGACCGATATTCACGGCAAGCCATTGATCTTATCAAGGAAAAAATCGGTAGAAATGATGTTGATATTCATTTCTTATCTGGCGGAACACAAACCAACCTTATTGCGATTTCGGCATTCCTTAGACCACATGAAGCAGCAATCGCCGTAAGCAGCGGACATATTCTCGGGCATGAGACAGGTGCCATTGAGGCAACTGGTCATAAAATACTATCTGTTGAGGGGAAAGATGGAAAACTTTCACCCGCCGATTTACAGGGAGTCCTCGACGGTCATCCAGATGAACACATGGTGAAGCCGAAATTAGTATACATATCAAACTCTACTGAGATAGGTTCCATTTATACAAAAAGCGAACTACAGGAGTTACATGATTTCTGCCAACGTAATCAACTCATTTTATATATGGACGGTGCAAGACTCGGTTCTGCGTTATGTTCAGAAGAGAATGACCTTCAGTTGAGCGATCTCCCAAGGCTGGTGGATGCTTTCTATATTGGCGGAACGAAGAATGGAGCGCTGATCGGAGAGGCATTAGTCATTTGTCGTGATGCCTTAAAAGAGGACTTTCGTTATCATATTAAGCAAAAAGGGGCGCTTCTCGCAAAAGGAAGATTGATGGGTATCCAGTTTCTTGAGCTTTTCCGGGATAATTTGTTCTTTGATTTGGCTAAGTATGCCAATAAGATGGCGGGCAAGATTAGGGAAGAGCTCGTGAAAGCGAATGTAGAGTTTCTGACCCACTCCCCATCCAATCAGATTTTTCCAATTCTAACGAATGCTGCCATCAGCGAATTGCAAAAAAACTATGCCTTTCATATATGGGAGAAGGTAGATTCTGATTCATCCGCTATTCGCTTCGTAACCTCGTGGGCAACTAAAGAGGAAGAGGTAAATAGTCTTATAGAAGATTTGAAAAAGATCTTGTAA